The DNA sequence GACACATGGAGTATGTAATGATGATGTCAAAATAACTTTGGTGATTTGGGATATAAAGCACTGCCGTATCCTTTGGAATATTTTCCTTTCCAATGACGGTGATTTTGGTTCCGGCAATAAAAAGAATTACTTTAAATGCCCATTGAACAATCCGTAGGCTGCTAATATCTGCCGCATAGGGATTGAATTTTTTTATAATCCACTCCACGAACTGAATAGGGAGTGAAATAATTAGAAACAAAATAACAAAAATTAAAATTAAGATTAAACGTATCATAACAAATCCTTTTCCTTCTATTATAATCTTGGAATTCTTTCTTATTATACAAAGATATGTTGGGAAATACAATCATAAATATGTGAACTTTTCATATAATAGAAGAAAAGTGGTGGGATGTTGGATAGAGTGAGAAGAAAAAGAACAGTAGCAAGAGTTTTGACATTTCTGGGAATGGGAATGTTTTTTATAAATCTTTTGGGGTGTGGTATGGAAGAAACTGCAACCAAGAAGTTAAAGGATATTGAATTTACTGTGATAGACCAGTCAGAAATTCCTCAGGAGCTTTTCAGTACCATGGAAGAAAAAAAGAAAGAAGGGTTTAAACTGACTTACGCAGATGAAAAAAATCTTTATATCGCTGTGGGCTATGGTGAGCAGAAGACAGGTGGTTATAGCATA is a window from the Roseburia sp. 499 genome containing:
- a CDS encoding protease complex subunit PrcB family protein, whose protein sequence is MRRKRTVARVLTFLGMGMFFINLLGCGMEETATKKLKDIEFTVIDQSEIPQELFSTMEEKKKEGFKLTYADEKNLYIAVGYGEQKTGGYSISVDECYLAENAIYFGTTLTGPEKGEKVNEVASYPYIVVKAEYIDESVVFE